The genomic window GGCAATGTGCTGGCTACATCGATCTGCGTGGCCTTGTGGGGCTATTTCCTTTACCAGGGCGCCGTCGATCCGTTGGGCGGCATCAATACCTTGTGGCCATTATTCGGCATCGCCAACCAGATGCTCGCAGCGATTGCTTTGATGTTGGCCACGGTGGTGACCGTCAAACTCAAGCGCGAACGCTATGTGTGGGTGCCGGGTATTCCTGCGTTGTGGCTGGTGATCTGTACGCTGACAGCGGGCTGGGAAAAACTGTCTGGCCCGATCAGCTTCACCTATGCCGCACAGAATTACACGCAAGCCATGCAGGCAGGCAAGCTGATGGCACCGGCGAAAAATCTGGCGGAGATGCAGCGCATCATCACCAACAACAGCGTGGATGCCACGCTCACCGCCGTATTCATGCTGCTTGTCTTGACCATGGGTGGCTTTAGCGTCTACGCCATGATCAAAGCCTGGCGCAGCAACCAGCCCACGGCCCATGAAGCACCTCGCATCGCGCTGACAAGCGTGGTAGGACAAAGGTCATGAAGACGACACTATCGACATGGTGGCATCGTTTGGTGCAAGCCGCGCGATTGAGTTGTGGCATACCCGACTACGACGTCTATGTGGACCATTTACGCACACACCACCCCGAACGCCGGATTCCCACTTACGCCGAGTTCTTCCGCGAACGGCAAACAGCGCGCTATAAAGGTACCGGCGGGCGCTGTTGCTGAACACCGGCTAGACCCCAAACTTGGAAACATCAGGCCATGCCCGCATTGATGGCATGGCCTTTCTGTAACGCCCAGCCGTTAGAATTTACCCTTTCACGCGAGTCCGTGCCCGATCACCATGCCCTCAGGCAACTACCGCATCACCAAGCCCACCTCCGAGATCGAAGCCCAGCATAGTCTTGGGTTGCGTGTGATCGCGATTTATAAAGCGGTCAAAACTGTCTGCCTGATCATCGTGGCCATCTTCGCGTTCGGTTTGCATCAGGAGAAGAATTTCGATCATCTGGTGCATGCACTGGAACATCTGTCCCTGACCGACAGCAATGGCCTGCGCTGGCAGTTGGTGCAACTGCTGGAAGAGATGGGGCCGGGCAAGTTCGTCGCCATCGGACTGGTGGCTTTGGCTTACGCAGCCATCTTCGCCACCGAAGGCACCGGGTTGTGGTTGCGCAAACACTGGGCGGAATGGTTCACCGTGATCGCCACGGGTTCGCTGATTCCATTCGAAGTCTACGAAGTGTTCCACAAGTTCAATCTGCTGAAGCTGGCGGCTTTGCTGGCCAATGTGGCAATTGTGGTTTATCTGGTTCGACTGGCCATGCAGCCGCATGCGCGAAATCCCAGCGCAGGCCAAACGTCGACCGACTCGCAACCCTCATAACATTTAGCTTGCAGCCATGTAGACTCCAGCGGCGAGTCAATTTGAGTTGGAGCTTCAAGCATGAACCCAACTTGACCCAAATAACAAATTGTTCGTCGCAGATTAATCTTTCCCGCACAAAACTCGATGTTCTCACAAGCAACGAGGAGCGGTTCGTGAAGAAGATGATTGCTTCATTGACCATCACGCTGGCGTTGGGATGTGCTGGTGCCGCGATGGCACAGCAGCAGGCGTTGAATCAGCAAGAAATCAGTGCACAGCTGACGCAGCAGGGCTATACAGAGATTCATGATCTGACATTCGAAGATGGTGTCTGGTCAGCAAAAGCGCGTAGCGGCAATGGCGAAAGTGTAAAACTGCGCGTAGACCCCATCACCGGCCAAGCCTACCCCAACAAGCAAGTCTCGC from Dyella caseinilytica includes these protein-coding regions:
- a CDS encoding DUF2127 domain-containing protein, which produces MPSGNYRITKPTSEIEAQHSLGLRVIAIYKAVKTVCLIIVAIFAFGLHQEKNFDHLVHALEHLSLTDSNGLRWQLVQLLEEMGPGKFVAIGLVALAYAAIFATEGTGLWLRKHWAEWFTVIATGSLIPFEVYEVFHKFNLLKLAALLANVAIVVYLVRLAMQPHARNPSAGQTSTDSQPS
- a CDS encoding YbdD/YjiX family protein, with amino-acid sequence MKTTLSTWWHRLVQAARLSCGIPDYDVYVDHLRTHHPERRIPTYAEFFRERQTARYKGTGGRCC
- a CDS encoding PepSY domain-containing protein → MIASLTITLALGCAGAAMAQQQALNQQEISAQLTQQGYTEIHDLTFEDGVWSAKARSGNGESVKLRVDPITGQAYPNKQVSPMSESDIRSALSVQGYTDVHGVDFDHGIWTVKAKSPAGAKVSLKVDAQSGRIIGTN